The following coding sequences are from one Chelonoidis abingdonii isolate Lonesome George chromosome 4, CheloAbing_2.0, whole genome shotgun sequence window:
- the PM20D1 gene encoding LOW QUALITY PROTEIN: N-fatty-acyl-amino acid synthase/hydrolase PM20D1 (The sequence of the model RefSeq protein was modified relative to this genomic sequence to represent the inferred CDS: deleted 2 bases in 1 codon), giving the protein MAERRGRLRGAAWAACLGLCGVALALLAVVLVRAYVLPPPAGPRCHGERGAALASSSCAPRQGQELKEALRGAIKIQTVSFSPEDQNTTALAEFGNYIKKVFPAVFSTKFIQHEIIGGYSHLFTVQGSDPQLMPYMLLAHMDVVPASQEGWHVPPFSAKELDGFIYGRGTMDNKNSAIGILQALEFLLRRDYRPRRSFYIGIGHDEEVSGHKGAMKIAALLKARGVKLSFLLDEGSVILDGFLEGIKNPVAVIAITEKGSITANFSVEKEQGHSSVPPKETSIGILAAALSRLEQNPMPNLFGHGPEIMILEHLASEFRFPLNLIMTNLWLFSPIVSRILEQKPSTNALVRTTTAITMFSAGIKSNVIPPSAKATVNFRIHPSQKVEEVLEIVQNTIADDRVKIHLQEAFDPLPISPWDNHAFGVQIFRRTLLDVFPDVSSVAPGICIGNTDSRHFTNLTDAIYRFNPLVFKPDDLPRVHGLNEKISVEGYEKQVEFLYQLIQNSDINKLPEPHANSHEL; this is encoded by the exons ATGGCGGAGCGGAGGGGGCGGCTGCGGGGGGCGGCTTGGGCCGCCTGCCTGGGGCTGTGCGGGGTGGCGCTGGCTCTGCTGGCCGTGGTGTTGGTGCGGGCCTACGTCCTCCCGCCCCCCGCTGGGCCT CGCTGTCATGGGGAGCGGGGTGCCGCGCTGGCTTCCAGCTCATGCGCCCCGCGACAGGGACAGGAGCTGAAGGAGGCGCTGAGAG GTGCCATCAAAATTCAAACCGTTTCCTTCTCTCCAGAGGACCAAAATACAACAGCCTTGGCGGAATTTGggaattatattaaaaaag tctttcctgctgtattttctaCCAAGTTCATTCAACATGAGATCATTGGGGGATACAGTCATCTCTTCACTGTCCAGGGTTCTGACCCCCAGCTCATGCCCTACATGCTGCTTGCACACATGGATGTAGTCCCAGCTTCCCAAGAGGGGTGGCATGTCCCTCCTTTCTCGGCTAAGGAACTTGACGGTTTCATCTATGGACGAGGAACAATGGACAACAAAAATTCTGCTATA GGTATTCTGCAAGCTCTAGAATTCCTGCTGAGAAGAGACTACAGACCTCGCAGGTCTTTCTATATTGGCATTGGACATGATGAAGAG GTATCTGGTCATAAAGGAGCAATGAAGATTGCAGCTCTGCTGAAAGCTAGAGGAGTGAAGCTTTCTTTCCTGCTAGATGAGGGAAGCGTTATCTTAGACGGGTTCTTGGAGGGAATAAAGAATCCAGTAGCAGT AATAGCTATCACAGAGAAGGGTTCAATTACAGCGAACTTCAGCGTGGAAAAAGAGCAAGGTCATTCCTCTGTCCCTCCTAAGGAGACGAGTATTGGTATTCTTGCAGCAGCATTGTCCAG GTTGGAGCAGAATCCCATGCCCAATCTGTTTGGCCATGGACCAGAAATCATGATTCTTGAGCACTTGGCTTCAGAG TTCCGTTTTCCTCTCAATCTCATCATGACCAACCTGTGGCTGTTCTCCCCTATCGTCAGCAG AATTTTGGAGCAGAAGCCCTCCACTAATGCCTTGGTTCGGACCACCACAGCAATCACCATGTTTAGTGCAGGAATCAAG TCCAATGTCATCCCACCTTCCGCAAAAGCAACTGTGAATTTTCGGATCCACCCGTCACAAAAGGTTGAAGAG GTGCTAGAGATAGTCCAAAACACTATTGCTGATGACAGAGTAAAGATACACCTACAGGAAGCCTTTGACCCACTCCCTATCAGCCCCTGGGATAATCATGCCTTTGGAGTCCAGATTTTCCGAAGAACCTTACTGGATGTTTTTCCCGATGTCAGCAGTGTAGCTCCAG GTATTTGTATTGGAAACACAGACAGCCGGCACTTCACTAATCTCACAGATGCCATTTATCGATTTAACCCACTGGTCTTTAAACCGGATGATTTACCCAG